A genomic window from Algoriphagus sp. Y33 includes:
- a CDS encoding type I polyketide synthase encodes MWPIENNYKHMKVINTERILVQDMVMNFPEERAEEQVLLFLDGRATESQSFTFRELKEQCIRVAQHLANNTIKGDVILLPIEEQEHFVIAFFGCILAGCVPAPLPLIRHKRDRTGIERILNILQSGKASTVLVTEGQKDMLDSQLAERPVGGWSVGGQTWESPLSSEVSPVVRVLSLEPMYEELEGEVTLPDVLADDLAYVQYTSGSTAHPKGAMLTHRQVLQNLSKMYRVFQRRERVRVVGWLPFHHDMGLVGHLFTVLYESGFGVFLPPASFLASPHLWLQAIHDYQGTAAAAPTFALEMCTRKVTASKSWDFSHFRHLYVGSETVTYNILHDFAEKYAGSGFNANAIRPVYGLAEATLLVAGGGKGLKDLDDHFIDKPAGTYQRKLTPYEIDEETGTIRVQDPESGKVLPEGHEGEIIMEAPYNSSGYLETEPHDISDNDECIIATGDLGFIKDGFLYITGRRKEIVIVRGVNYNAEDLEYAIRQNQDFLQSNDLTACVAHIRPDKERLLVFQEIHRHTSPNLYKQIEESIQANLTESYGITADTIHLIARGMLPKTSNHKISRQKCLTCYLSGELQMLYSMEAKASVPPALPKEDPVVVVGMACRFPGGANSPEQFWEQLVQGVDGISEVPESRWDNDIFYDPKAAMPGRMNTRWAGLTDDIDQFDPGLFGISPYEAPEIDPQQRMLLETSWRLLEHTGWQKEDLQNSNTGVFVGIANNDYLYMKIKLTPDMNGFNAYSGLGNSNSIAANRLSYFYDLKGPSLAVDTACSSSLTAFHLGVQAIHRGDCTQAIVGGVNAILSPGTTITLSQFGMMSPEGRCKTFDSDADGYVRSEGCGLVMLKKQSEALKDGDRILAVVKGSSIGQDGHSMGITYPNGAAQHKLIARTLGEAGLEGKQINYLEAHGTGTPTGDPVELEQLGMLYGVPAKDKCYVGSVKANIGHLETAAGIAGVIKVLLMLQHQQIPPQIHVKKLNPRIHLENTRLEIPTQTREWNPENEKRRGAISSFGFGGSLAHVILEEPDAHQFIPNTTTEEEKPLKMFAFRPFPISAHTPQGLVKQAQHWVEWLETNPEMAINDLTYTQAVSRSHLRYRQCFLVQDKTEIRNKLEQFVRSTSPAGTPLSNDQKIAFLFTGQGEQFMRMGREFYYQIPIFREAFDRCAGAIEDKDLPMSLQEIAFEVTHYEVWHDKYLQVILFATQYALATLWQECGIIPHFLLGHSLGEYAAACIAGCFEPETGMKMLMKRSELVDTLPEKGRMVTIFAGHEEVEKILNKEKAQIAVINSPKKTVIAGESAEVARVVDHFSRQGIEFYNLRMNIAFHCHLLEPVLKPFHEYISQFTFTRPVKRWISSATGKEMNEAPNADHWVNHLRQTIHFSSAAGLLAREDIRHFLEIGPGASTLVAIRECLNRSDLVLLRSLNIPKGGRTESRHFFDSLAKLYQDGRTIHWQTLLHGKKYPEMIPGVVFNHQRYWVKGLEAENISAFAGPIYNPDYKPAPPAHDRKTDSTIHYDLIWVKKGKLTLPGEIEDLRANISWIILGEDSPAMQALLDKIRKRGHQVFWVGMDTKYAHKPDAVLSYGMDTTSVFNVLNRIVTSESRANVDAWKVVFLPKNSSSSGATLETDNLKEAVQKDLGVFISFLKALRRVVITPPLWIVTEGTQQVMPEEAISLNLTSSPLWGFAKTLYLEHPEWRGGMIDLEQGINPEEKAAQIMGKVLRPQKENCIAIRQGEQYVEQLIPAEPALQEPITFRNDGAFIITGGLGGLGLETASWVVDKGARHVVLISRRSVPLKTEWASIALDHPQHELVQQLLTLEEQGALVEVASLDVSNIPKLEALFASLEARKIPVRGILHAAGVNWFSKIMELDESQFFDTLDIKVAGTWALHQLSKPHDLDCFILYSSVSALWGSVNLSHYTAANFFMDAVSQYRSGAGQKTLSIDWGPWDEVGMSAKPAEREVLDKMGFKLMPPQEALNAMELQLGTGRPLSLISKINWEKYRSFIDFTLQPSLFEQVAKTSISAAPEASRDHLDSILQSSPTKARELIEEVVRTELRSVMLIESIDEIPDDKRFNFLGMDSLMAILMASKLEQYFRIKLPNTLAYNYPHIRAVSDHLFELVYNPLKTEEAAVEEPVLKEVVPAIEDDAQVTAGSWFKVLKESEGKTAITLYCFSYAGSGPLAFQSWVNVTHPDITLIGIQSPGRDDRAGEKPYTSMTQLISALVEVFDPPEGPYAFFGHSLGALTAYECYIALQKAGKRTPDHLFLSGSNAPGTGSGNMIHQLPQSEFIDAIMEKYEGTHNHGRRLALERTTDLLRADIQILETYQTCNGAVTAPLTVIVGESDPLMSPEKVRKWALLSLKDFKIFYIPGGHDLVSEQHEVLVHMIEGQLSNYWSDEIEIVLNELSNEH; translated from the coding sequence ATGTGGCCAATAGAAAACAATTATAAACACATGAAAGTGATCAATACAGAAAGAATACTTGTTCAGGATATGGTGATGAATTTCCCGGAGGAACGGGCAGAGGAACAAGTCCTTTTATTTTTAGACGGGCGGGCTACTGAATCCCAAAGTTTCACCTTCAGGGAACTAAAGGAGCAATGCATCCGTGTAGCGCAACATCTGGCCAATAACACAATCAAGGGAGACGTAATTTTGTTGCCCATTGAAGAGCAGGAACATTTCGTTATTGCGTTCTTTGGATGCATACTGGCAGGATGTGTACCTGCCCCTCTCCCTCTCATCCGGCATAAGCGGGACCGTACGGGTATAGAGCGGATACTCAATATCTTGCAGTCGGGAAAGGCAAGTACTGTATTGGTCACTGAGGGGCAAAAGGACATGTTGGATAGCCAGTTAGCTGAACGGCCTGTTGGAGGTTGGTCTGTCGGGGGACAGACCTGGGAAAGTCCATTGAGCAGTGAAGTTTCCCCGGTTGTCAGGGTGCTTTCGCTGGAGCCGATGTATGAAGAGCTGGAGGGTGAGGTGACTTTACCAGATGTTTTAGCTGATGACCTGGCCTACGTGCAGTACACCTCCGGCTCTACGGCCCATCCTAAAGGGGCAATGCTCACGCACAGGCAAGTGCTGCAAAACCTTTCCAAAATGTACCGGGTATTCCAGCGCCGGGAACGCGTGCGGGTGGTTGGCTGGCTGCCGTTTCACCACGATATGGGGCTGGTAGGTCATCTGTTTACAGTACTTTACGAATCCGGCTTTGGGGTATTTTTACCTCCCGCTTCGTTTCTTGCCTCTCCGCACCTTTGGTTACAGGCCATACATGATTATCAGGGTACTGCTGCTGCCGCACCTACTTTTGCACTGGAAATGTGTACCCGAAAAGTTACCGCCTCAAAATCGTGGGATTTCAGCCACTTCAGACATTTGTATGTAGGCTCTGAAACCGTAACGTACAATATACTGCATGATTTTGCGGAGAAGTATGCCGGCTCAGGTTTTAATGCAAATGCTATCAGGCCTGTTTATGGTCTAGCAGAAGCTACCTTGCTGGTTGCCGGAGGTGGTAAAGGGCTGAAAGACCTTGACGATCATTTTATTGACAAACCTGCCGGAACCTACCAAAGAAAATTAACACCGTATGAAATTGATGAAGAAACGGGAACCATTCGGGTACAAGACCCGGAAAGTGGCAAAGTACTCCCGGAAGGCCATGAGGGAGAAATTATCATGGAGGCTCCTTACAATTCCAGTGGGTATCTGGAAACTGAACCCCACGACATTTCCGATAATGATGAATGCATCATTGCCACCGGTGACCTAGGCTTCATTAAGGATGGATTTCTGTACATTACCGGAAGGAGAAAGGAAATTGTAATCGTAAGAGGAGTTAATTACAATGCAGAAGACCTGGAGTATGCCATACGCCAAAATCAGGATTTTTTGCAAAGCAACGATCTCACGGCCTGCGTTGCACACATCAGACCCGATAAGGAAAGGTTACTGGTGTTTCAGGAAATACACCGCCACACATCGCCAAACCTCTACAAGCAGATCGAGGAAAGCATTCAGGCCAACTTAACGGAGAGTTATGGCATAACTGCAGATACCATTCATCTGATAGCACGGGGAATGCTTCCCAAAACTTCCAATCACAAAATATCGAGGCAAAAATGCTTAACATGCTACCTTTCCGGCGAATTGCAAATGTTATATTCCATGGAGGCCAAAGCATCTGTACCGCCGGCTTTGCCCAAAGAGGATCCGGTAGTAGTCGTGGGTATGGCTTGCAGGTTCCCTGGGGGAGCTAACAGCCCTGAGCAGTTTTGGGAACAACTGGTACAAGGGGTGGATGGCATCTCCGAGGTGCCTGAAAGCAGATGGGATAACGATATTTTCTATGATCCGAAAGCCGCAATGCCCGGCCGGATGAATACCCGGTGGGCCGGACTGACCGATGATATTGATCAGTTTGACCCGGGCCTTTTTGGCATTTCTCCTTACGAAGCTCCGGAGATCGACCCTCAGCAACGGATGCTGCTGGAAACATCCTGGAGATTGCTAGAGCATACGGGATGGCAAAAAGAAGACTTGCAAAACTCAAACACAGGAGTGTTTGTAGGCATAGCCAATAATGACTACCTGTACATGAAAATAAAGCTTACACCTGATATGAATGGCTTTAACGCCTATTCGGGTTTGGGCAACTCCAACAGTATAGCCGCCAACAGGCTGTCCTATTTCTATGACCTGAAAGGCCCCAGCCTGGCAGTAGATACGGCCTGCTCTTCCTCACTTACCGCATTTCATTTAGGGGTTCAGGCCATTCATAGAGGTGACTGTACTCAGGCGATAGTTGGAGGAGTGAATGCTATTCTTTCTCCCGGTACCACCATCACGCTCTCACAGTTTGGTATGATGTCGCCGGAAGGCAGGTGCAAAACATTTGATTCCGATGCAGACGGTTACGTTCGCTCAGAGGGATGCGGACTGGTGATGCTGAAAAAGCAATCAGAAGCCTTGAAAGACGGAGACCGGATACTAGCCGTAGTTAAAGGTTCATCCATAGGTCAGGATGGGCATAGTATGGGCATCACCTACCCTAACGGGGCAGCACAGCACAAGCTTATTGCCCGGACACTGGGTGAAGCCGGCCTCGAAGGCAAACAAATCAATTATCTGGAAGCTCATGGCACAGGAACTCCCACCGGTGACCCTGTGGAACTGGAGCAATTAGGAATGCTGTATGGAGTCCCAGCAAAGGACAAATGCTATGTAGGGTCTGTAAAAGCCAATATCGGACATTTGGAAACGGCAGCAGGCATAGCCGGAGTAATCAAGGTATTGCTCATGTTACAGCATCAGCAAATTCCGCCTCAGATCCATGTCAAAAAACTAAATCCACGCATTCACCTTGAAAACACCCGACTTGAGATCCCTACGCAAACCCGGGAATGGAACCCTGAAAATGAAAAAAGAAGAGGAGCCATTAGTTCCTTTGGTTTTGGGGGATCTTTGGCTCATGTTATTCTAGAAGAACCGGATGCTCACCAATTCATTCCAAATACCACTACCGAAGAGGAGAAGCCACTGAAGATGTTCGCCTTCCGGCCATTCCCGATTTCTGCCCATACCCCACAGGGGCTGGTAAAACAGGCTCAACACTGGGTGGAATGGCTGGAGACAAACCCTGAGATGGCCATCAATGACCTCACGTACACCCAGGCAGTAAGCAGGTCGCATCTGAGGTACAGACAATGTTTTCTGGTGCAGGATAAAACCGAAATCAGGAACAAGCTGGAACAGTTCGTCCGAAGCACCTCCCCGGCTGGCACTCCGCTATCCAACGATCAAAAGATAGCTTTTCTCTTCACTGGACAGGGTGAACAATTCATGCGCATGGGGCGGGAATTTTACTATCAAATCCCAATTTTTCGGGAGGCATTTGACCGGTGTGCCGGGGCCATAGAAGATAAAGACCTTCCGATGTCACTTCAAGAGATTGCTTTTGAAGTGACCCATTACGAAGTATGGCATGACAAGTACCTGCAGGTAATCCTTTTTGCCACTCAATATGCACTGGCCACGCTTTGGCAGGAGTGCGGTATCATTCCGCACTTTCTTTTAGGCCATAGTCTGGGAGAATATGCGGCTGCATGTATCGCCGGATGTTTTGAGCCGGAGACAGGCATGAAGATGCTTATGAAGCGCTCAGAATTAGTTGATACGCTTCCTGAAAAAGGAAGGATGGTAACGATATTCGCCGGACATGAAGAAGTTGAAAAAATCCTGAACAAGGAAAAGGCCCAGATAGCGGTAATCAACAGCCCTAAAAAAACAGTAATAGCAGGTGAATCGGCAGAAGTAGCACGAGTTGTAGACCACTTTTCGCGTCAGGGAATTGAATTCTATAATCTGAGAATGAACATAGCCTTCCATTGCCACTTGCTGGAACCTGTCCTGAAACCTTTTCACGAATACATCTCTCAATTTACCTTTACCCGGCCTGTAAAAAGATGGATTTCTTCTGCGACTGGCAAGGAAATGAACGAAGCACCAAATGCAGATCACTGGGTGAATCATTTGCGCCAGACGATTCACTTTTCTTCCGCTGCCGGTCTTTTAGCCAGGGAAGATATCCGCCATTTCTTGGAGATCGGCCCCGGGGCCAGTACGCTGGTGGCCATTAGAGAGTGCCTTAACCGGTCGGATCTGGTGCTGCTCAGGTCATTAAACATCCCCAAAGGAGGACGTACGGAATCCCGTCACTTTTTTGATTCTCTGGCAAAACTTTATCAGGACGGCCGGACTATTCACTGGCAAACGTTACTTCATGGCAAAAAGTACCCGGAAATGATACCGGGAGTAGTATTTAACCATCAGCGCTACTGGGTAAAAGGGCTTGAGGCGGAAAATATTTCAGCATTTGCCGGCCCGATATACAACCCTGATTACAAACCGGCACCTCCTGCCCATGACCGGAAGACCGACTCGACCATCCATTATGATCTCATCTGGGTAAAAAAAGGGAAACTAACGCTACCCGGTGAAATTGAGGATTTGAGGGCCAATATTTCATGGATTATTCTGGGGGAAGATTCTCCTGCCATGCAAGCATTACTGGATAAGATCAGGAAAAGAGGCCACCAGGTATTCTGGGTGGGTATGGATACGAAGTATGCCCATAAGCCTGATGCCGTGCTTTCCTATGGCATGGATACCACGTCCGTTTTTAATGTACTCAACAGAATAGTAACCAGTGAAAGCAGAGCCAATGTAGATGCCTGGAAGGTGGTTTTCTTACCAAAAAACTCCTCAAGCAGCGGCGCTACGCTCGAGACGGATAACCTCAAAGAAGCTGTACAAAAAGACCTTGGCGTTTTTATATCATTTCTAAAAGCACTAAGAAGGGTGGTTATTACTCCACCGCTATGGATTGTTACTGAGGGCACACAGCAGGTGATGCCGGAAGAGGCCATATCCCTCAACTTAACTTCTTCACCGCTGTGGGGTTTTGCAAAAACCCTGTATTTGGAACATCCCGAGTGGCGCGGTGGTATGATCGACCTTGAGCAGGGCATCAACCCAGAAGAAAAAGCTGCTCAAATTATGGGCAAGGTTCTTCGACCCCAAAAAGAAAATTGTATTGCCATCAGGCAAGGAGAACAATATGTGGAGCAATTAATCCCGGCCGAACCGGCACTTCAAGAACCTATAACCTTTCGCAATGATGGTGCTTTCATCATTACCGGAGGCCTGGGGGGCTTAGGCTTGGAAACCGCATCTTGGGTGGTGGATAAAGGAGCGCGGCATGTCGTTTTAATCAGCCGCAGGAGTGTACCCCTCAAGACAGAATGGGCATCAATAGCATTAGATCATCCGCAACATGAACTGGTTCAGCAATTACTGACACTGGAAGAGCAGGGTGCACTAGTTGAGGTGGCCAGCCTGGATGTGAGCAATATTCCAAAACTGGAAGCCCTGTTTGCTTCCCTAGAAGCACGTAAAATACCTGTCCGCGGGATACTGCATGCAGCCGGAGTCAACTGGTTTTCTAAAATCATGGAGCTGGATGAATCGCAGTTTTTTGACACCCTTGATATCAAGGTAGCCGGTACTTGGGCGCTTCATCAGCTCAGCAAGCCGCATGACCTGGATTGCTTTATCTTGTACTCCTCGGTTTCAGCACTCTGGGGTTCGGTCAACCTCAGCCATTATACCGCAGCAAACTTCTTCATGGATGCCGTGAGCCAATACCGCTCTGGAGCAGGTCAAAAAACGCTTAGCATTGATTGGGGTCCGTGGGATGAGGTTGGCATGAGTGCCAAGCCAGCAGAAAGAGAGGTTCTGGATAAAATGGGCTTTAAGCTGATGCCTCCTCAGGAAGCGCTAAACGCTATGGAACTGCAACTGGGTACTGGCCGGCCTCTGTCCCTGATCAGCAAGATCAATTGGGAAAAATACAGGTCGTTCATTGATTTCACTTTGCAGCCTTCTTTGTTTGAACAGGTGGCCAAAACATCAATTAGTGCTGCTCCCGAGGCCTCACGTGACCATCTGGACAGCATCCTGCAGTCCTCACCCACAAAGGCACGGGAGCTTATCGAAGAGGTAGTTCGAACAGAGCTAAGATCGGTCATGCTGATTGAGTCCATAGATGAAATCCCTGATGACAAACGGTTTAACTTCTTGGGTATGGATTCTCTTATGGCTATTTTGATGGCTTCCAAGCTGGAGCAGTATTTTCGGATCAAGCTGCCCAACACGTTGGCTTATAACTATCCACATATCAGGGCGGTTTCCGACCACTTGTTTGAACTGGTCTATAACCCACTAAAGACAGAAGAAGCTGCGGTCGAAGAACCTGTTTTAAAAGAAGTTGTTCCAGCCATTGAGGATGATGCACAAGTCACGGCCGGCAGTTGGTTTAAAGTACTGAAGGAGTCGGAAGGGAAAACCGCGATTACACTCTATTGTTTCTCCTATGCCGGTTCCGGGCCGCTGGCCTTTCAGTCATGGGTAAACGTGACCCATCCGGATATCACGCTCATCGGCATCCAGTCCCCCGGAAGGGACGATCGGGCGGGAGAAAAGCCCTATACCTCAATGACCCAGTTGATCTCTGCCCTTGTTGAGGTATTTGATCCGCCTGAAGGACCTTATGCCTTCTTTGGGCATAGCTTGGGTGCTTTAACTGCTTATGAGTGCTATATAGCACTTCAAAAAGCGGGCAAACGTACACCCGACCATTTATTTTTATCAGGCAGCAATGCCCCGGGAACGGGCAGTGGTAACATGATCCATCAGTTGCCGCAATCCGAATTTATTGATGCCATAATGGAGAAATACGAAGGTACCCATAACCATGGACGCCGGCTGGCCCTAGAAAGAACTACAGACCTGCTGAGAGCAGATATACAGATCCTGGAAACCTATCAAACCTGCAATGGGGCCGTCACTGCACCCTTAACGGTCATTGTGGGCGAATCTGATCCATTAATGTCTCCTGAAAAAGTCAGGAAATGGGCCCTTTTGTCACTTAAGGATTTCAAGATTTTCTACATTCCCGGAGGGCATGACCTAGTCAGTGAGCAGCACGAGGTTTTGGTGCACATGATAGAAGGGCAACTTAGTAATTATTGGTCCGACGAAATTGAAATCGTTTTAAATGAATTATCAAATGAACATTGA